The DNA window CTATTTCGAAAACGCTTCGGTGACAGCCCGCATCACGGTTTGGATGTTTTCCGGAGTGGCCGGGGATTCGCCTTTCTTGAGTCCCAGGGCGTCGAGCTGGATATGTTCAAAGCCCGTGAAGCCCGCTTCCTCCAGGGTCTTGCGTGCGCAGTTCAGGGGGCAGCCGTCGATGGCCACCACCTTCTCCGCAGCTTCGGTGGATTTGACGATGCCGGAGACCTTGCCGCCGATGCCGGCCAGGCAGAACATCTTGGCCGCGCCTTCACGCGAAACGGCGCGTGCGGCCTGGTCCGCCACTTCGCCGACGTCGGCCGCGCCGGAGCAGGAAAACACGAATTTCGGGGCCGCCTGGCAGGAACAAGCGCAATTGGACATGGTGTAGCTTCTCCTTGCGTATCCGGTTACTTCAGCCAGTCGAGGACGTCTTTCTTGGACGGAGCCCTACCCACGACCTTGACCTCGCCGTCGATGACCACGGCCGGGGTGGAAAAAATGCCGTACTTGGCGATTTCCTGGAAATCCTTGACCTTTTCAATGTCGGCGGCGATGCCCGCTTCGGCGACGGCGTCGCGCACGGTCTTTTCGGTCTGTTCACACTTGGGGCAGCCGGGGCCCATGACCAGAATCTTCATGCTATACTCCTGTGATATTGGTTAGATGACGGCGTTGAAAAGATATCCGACGAGGAGAATGCCGCAGCCCACGACCAGGATGAAGGCCGCGATGAGCCGGGGCTTGAGGACCTTGCGCAGGATGACCATCTCCGGGAAGGACAGGGCGATGACGGACATCATGAAGGCCAGGGTGGTGCCGAGCGCCGCGCCCTTGCCGAGCAGGGCCTCGACCACGGGGATGACGCCCGCCGCGTTGGTGTACATGGGGATGCCGAGCAGCACGGACAGCGGTACGGACCACCATGCGTCGCCGCCCATGATCACGGCCAACTGGCCCTCGGGCACGTAGCCGTGGATGGCCGCGCCGGCCGCGATGCCCAGGACCACGAATTTCCAGACCCGGCCCACGATGTCACGCACGGAATCCAGCGCGTAGGCGAAGCGGGCCTTCCAGGTCATGCGCGGTTCGTCCGCGGCCTCGCCCGCGCGGATTTCGCGGACCCAGTCCTCGACATAGGGTTCCAGGCGCATGCGGCCCATGACCCAGCCCGCGACCACGGCGATGGTGATGCCGGTGGCGAAATACAGGGCCGCGATTTTCCAACCGAGCAGACCATAGAGCAGGACCAGGGCGATCTCGTTGACCATGGGCGCGGCGATGAGGAAGGAGAAGGTCACGCCGAGCGGAATGCCTGCGGTCATGAACCCGATGAACAAGGGCACGGCCGAACAGGAACAGAAGGGGGTGACCACACCGAGCAGGGCGGCCATGACGTTGCCCGCCGATTCCCGCTTTCCGGCCAGGAAGGAGCGCGTCCAGTTGACGGTCACGAAGGAACGCAGGATGCCCACGCCGTAGACCACCAGCAAGAGGAGCATGAGCACCTTGGGCGTGTCGTAGACGAAAAACTGCACGGCGGCCCCGAAATGGCTGGCCGGATCAAGCCCGAGCAGCCCGTAGGCGAACCAGTTGGCGAAGGGCAGCAGTTGCAGGTACAGGACATACCATGCGGCCACGGCCAGGACTTGCAGGAGCAGGATGCGGCCCAATCCGGCGCCGTTTTTGTCTGCCTTGGGCGCGCCCGCTCCGCAGGCGCAGGAGATGTCGTTCCGTTCGGACATGATTACCTCGATTGGCTGTTTCGCCAAGTGTTATTCCAAAAAAATAGGCAAACCCACCCCGAAAGGGCCGTATGGGGTGGAAGGGGACGACCCCTCCCCGCCGGAGACGAAATCACCCGGCAACGCCCCAGCGGGCGGCAGTTCTGCCTCTTCACTTTCCCTTGGCATCGAGTACGGACTCGATGCAGTGGAAGAAGTTGATCACGCAGGGCACGCGGAGGCGGTAGTAGATCTGCTTGCCGCGCCGCTCGTCCTCGACGATGCCCGCTTTTTTTAGCACGGCCAGGTGCTTGGACACGGTGGACAGGTCCGCGCCGACCAGCTCGCGCAGTTCGCAGACGCAACGCTCGCCGCGCGACAGTTCGTCGATCATTATCAATCTCGACGGGTGGGCCATGGCCTTGACCACCTTGGCCCGCGCCTCGAACCGCTCGACCGGCACGATTTCCTGCATCATCATTCCTCCGTGGCTACACTTGGCAATATAACCAAGCGTTCGACCAAGTCAAGTGGTGTAAGCGGAGAGAGGGCGAAAAAATCGCGCGGATCAGTCGCGGGGTTGGATGGAAGCCTTGCCGTGGCTGTAATGCAGCCGGTAGGGCTCGTTGCGGACCACGTGGTCCAACTCGGCGTTTATGGGCGTGAGGCTGGTGATGGCCCCGCCGTTGGTGGTCACGGTGACGAAGACCTTCTGGCCCGGCTTGGGATTGAAGTAGACCATGCCCTCGGCCCGTTTCTGCCAGCGGCTTTCCAGGGTCTTGCAGCCGCCGACGAAGGTCTGGGGCACATAGGGCGTGACCGCGTAGACGGTCTTGAAGGTCACGTTCTTGAGGGTGCCGTCGGCGTTGTTGGCCATGACCAGGACATTGGCCACGGTGGCGATGGCCTTGATCTCGGACTCCTGGGCCATCATGGAAAGATAGTCGGTGTCCTGCGCCTGTGCGGACAGGGTCAGGACCAGAACAAACAGTGTCGAAAGAAGAATGCGGATTTTCATGGGTATTGCCGGTTTCCGGATATGGGAGGGGGAAACTGGCGCACCCTAGCCCAGATGGACGAGGGGCGCAACAATGTGCAACCGGACCGGTGCACAATTGCGGGGAATACAATCCGGGCTTGCCATTTTCGGGCTGGAGGATAAATCTATACCTCAAAAGTATAGAATAAAGCCGAGGAGGCAAGAGCATGGGCATTGTACGAGCGGTCAACGTCAGTGAGCGCAAGGGCGAGAAAAAGCACGAGGTGGCGGTCATCACTTTGATCGAGGACTACGGAGTGGAGCACGACGCCCACGGCGGCAGCGGCCGGCAGGTCAGCCTGCTCGCCTTTGAGCGCATAGAGGACATGAAAAAGTCTCTGGCCACGCTCAGAGCGGGCGATTTCGCCGAGAATATCACCACCACGGGCCTGGCCGCGTCCGAGCTCGCCCCGGGCATGCGCGTGGCCGTGGGCGAGGCGCTGCTTGAAATCACCCAGATCGGCAAGACCTGCCACAAGGGGTGCGCCATCCGCGAGCAGGTGGGGTATTGCATCATGCCCAAGGAGGGCGTATTCGGCCGGGTGGTCCGAGGCGGCAGGGTCAAAAAGGGGGACTGCATCGACCTCCTGGCTCCGTAGGCCGGTCCGTATCGACAAGCCGCGCCGAATCCTGTAGTTTTCAAGATGACCTGGGAGGTCCCATGGATTACTTCGCCTCGGCGCAAAACATACAATGGCTCGTCTGGTTGGGCGTGGGCGTGTTCTTCGTCGTCGCCGAACTGGTGGTGCCCGCCTTCATCGTCATCTTTTTCGGCCTGGGCGCGTTCATCGCCGGAGGAACGGCCTTTTTCGGGGCTTCCATTCCGGTCCAGCTGGTGGTCTTCGGCGTTTCGTCCGTGGTCCTGCTCCTGCTGTTCCGAAAGACGATGGCCGCCACCTTCACCGGCGAAAAAGCCGAGGATGAACAGGAGGCGAACGTCATCGGCTCATTGGCCGAGGTGGTCGAGGCCATCCACCCGCCCCAATCCGGCCGGATCAAATTCCAGGGCTCCTTCTGGAGCGCCCGCAGCAGCGGACCCGTGGAGCCCGGCTCCATGGTCCGCATCGTCAAACGCGACGAAAACGACGTCAACGCCTTCCTCGTGGAAAAGGAGCAATAGCTATGGATCCCGCAACCATGACCTCTCTGGTCACGGCCCTGGTCTTCGTCCTGCTGGTGGTCGTCCTGATCATCAAGACCGCCGTGGTCGTGCCCCAGAAAAGCCAGTTCGTGGTCGAACGGCTCGGCAAATACGCCAAGACCATCGGCGCGGGCCTGCACATTCTTATCCCGTTCATCGACCGCATCGCCTACAAGCGCTCCCTCAAGGAAGAGGTCATGGACATCCCGGCGCAGACCTGCATCACCCGCGACAACGTGTCCGTGACCATCGACGGGGTGCTCTACATCCGCGTCATGGACGCCAAGATGTCCGCCTATGGCATCGAGAACTACTACATCGCGGCCTCCCAGCTCGCCCAGACCTCCCTGCGTTCGGCCATCGGCAAGATCGACCTGGACAAGACCTTCGAGGAGCGTGAATCCATCAATGCCTCCGTGGTCCACGCGGTGGACGAGGCAGCCCAGGAATGGGGCATCAAGGTCATGCGCTACGAGATCAAGGACATCACCCCTCCCGGCACCGTCATGGCCGCCATGGAGGCCCAGATGAAGGCCGAGCGCGAGAAGCGCGCGGAAATAGCCACGTCCGAAGGCGACCGCCAGTCGCGTATCAACCGTGCCGAAGGGTTGCGCCAGGAGGCCATCCAGGTCTCCGAAGGCGAAAAGCAGAAGCGGATCAACGAGGCCGAGGGCCGGGCGCAGGAAATCCTGCTCGTGGCCGAAGCCACCGCCGAAGGTATCCGCAAGGTGGCCGACGCCGTCACCCTGCCCGGCGGTGCCGAGGCCATGAATCTCAAGGTCGCCCAGCAGTACATCGACGAATTCGGCAAGCTCGCCAAGACCAACAATACCATGATCATTCCCGCCGATCTCGCGGGCATGGGCGGCATGGTCGCCACCGCCACCGAGATCATCAACACCGCCATGCGCAGGAACCGGACCGACCCCGCGCCCACGGCCGCGATCAAGCCGGAATAGCCGCGCGCCGACAACAGCGAAGCGGCTCCGCTCAATTCTTTGGGCGGGGCCGTTTTGCGTGGCGGCCCGCGCGCGGTCTTTGGGATGGACAATGGGAGATGGACCCGGTACTCCATTTCCAATGTGCAATGCAACACGCCAGCCGGATGGTCGTACAATGAAAAGGATTTCGTTCGTTACCGTTGTTTTTGTGCTTATCGCCCTCGCCGCTCCCAGCCGGGCAAGCGAACTCTTTCCGAACAGCCGGTTCAAGCTCGGCTATGACGGCGAGTATCTGTTTTACGATCAGCCTGGCCTTATGCATATCAAAGGGTTTCTGCACGGCGGTTTCGGGGCGTGGACCGGATATTTCACGGATAACCATCTCATGGTGGGCCTCGAAGGCAGCATTTTGAACGGGGTGTTGCGCTACAAGGGGAGTACGGCCAGCGGTGATTCGGTCAAATTCAACACGGAAAACGTGTTTGCCGAAGGCCGGGTCCTGGTCGGTAAGGGGTTCGACTGTGGCGGGATAGGGGTCACCCCCTTCACCGGTTTCGGCGTGCGCAACTGGTACAACCGGCTGGAGTTTTCCCCCGGCTACAGCAGAAACATCACCCACTACTACCTGCCGCTCGGCGTCAACGTGGCCGTCCGGCTGAAGAACGATTGGTCGGTAGGCGCATCCCTGGAAGGCGACGTGTTGCTGAGCGGCTCTGTGAAGACTGAGCTTTCGGACGCAATCCCCGGAATAGAGAATCCCCATACGCACCAGAAGTTCGGCAACGGTTGCGGCCTGCGCCTGGGAACATTCGCCGAATATGATTTCGGCGGGTTCTCTTTTGGCGTCGAACCCTACTTCCGTTATTGGCATTTCGCCAAAACCGACACGGACGACATAATCAACGCAGGCTCGACGGTGACTCTGTATGAGCCGGAAAACGATTTCTACCAATACGGCTTGCGGACCTACATCGCCTTCTGAGCGGTTTGCGCTAACCATACCGGCTGATCCGGGCCCAGTCCAACCGATTCAATCGCCGTTCGGCTAGGTCAACGGTATGGCTTCCCCGGCCTCAAGGGGGCCCATGCCGAGGTGTTGGGCCACGGTCTGGCCGACGTCGGCGAAGGTCTCGCGCAGTCCTGCGGAGCCGGGCAGGACGGGCGGGCCGAAGAGGAGGATGGGCACGCATTCGCGGGTGTGGTCGGTGCCTTTGAAGGTGGGGTCGCAGCCGTGGTCGGCGGTGATCACGGCCAGGTCGCCGGGCTTGAGCATGGCCGGAAACGCGGCCAGGCGGGCGTCCAGGCGTTCCAGGGCGGCGGCGTACCCGGCCACGTCGCGGCGGTGGCCCCATTCGGAATCGAACTCCACGAAATTGGCGAAGACCAGGGAGCCGTCCGGGGCGTGGGCGGCCTCGTGCTCCACGAGATCGAAGAGCGCGGCCGAGGTCGGCCCTTTGACCGTTTTGGTGATGCCGCGATGGGCGAAAATGTCGGCGATCTTGCCCACACTGATGACTTCGCGACCCGCCTGTGCGAGGCGGTCCAGGAGGGTGGGGGCAGGCGGTTCCAGGGCGTAGTCGCGGCGGTTGGCGGTGCGGGTGAAGCGGCCTGGCTCTCCGACGAACGGGCGGGCGATGACCCGGCCGATGTTGTAGCCGTCGAGCAGGGCGCGGACCAGCTCACAGAGTTTGAGCAGCCGGTCCAGGCCGAAGGTCTCCTCGTGGGCCGCGATTTGGAAGACCGAGTCCGCCGAAGTGTAGCAGATGGGCTTGCCGGAAGCCATGTGCTCGGCCCCCAGCTCCTTGAGGATGTCCGTTCCCGAGGCGGCGCGGTTGCCGAGTATGCCGGGCAGTCCGGCCTGTTCGATAATGGCGTCGGTCAGCTTTTGGGGGAAACTTGGATGGTTTGGCGGGAAAACTCCCCAGTCGAAGGTCACGGGCACGCCGGCCAGTTCCCAGTGCCCGCTGGGCGTGTCCTTGCCCCGGCTGATCTCGCGGGCCGCCGCGAACCGGCCCCGAAGGACCGGGGATTTGAGGTTGGGCGGCACGGTGCCGGTGACGAGTTGGGCGGCCAGCCCCAGGCCGAGGGAACTCATGCAGGGAAGGGCGAGGGGGCCGGAGCGCAGGCCTTCGCGGTCGGCCTCGCCCCGTGCGCAGGCCTCGGCGATGTGCCCGAGGGTGTCGGCCCCGGCGTCGCCGTATCGGTCGGCATCCGGGGCCCAGCCAATGCCCAGGGAGTCGAGGACCAGGATGAAGGCGCGCGGCATCAGGCGATCCCCCTGCCGGAGGCCGCGAGCCGTTCGCGGACGACCGGGCGTTTCGGCGGCGGCGTTTTGCCGAGGGTCACGGCCTTGCCGAGGCGTTCGGCGGCCATGTCGGCCTGGGCCTCGTCACGGGCGCGGACCACGCACAGGGGGGTGTTCGGTCCGACCTCGTCGCCGATGCGGGCGAAGCCGGTCATGCCCACGCCGTGGTCGATGGCCTGATCCGCCCGGGTGCGCCCGCCGCCCATGGCCACCAGGGTCATGCCCACGGCGCGGCTGTCCATGGCCGTGAGGAAGCCCGCCCGCTCCGGGTACACGGGCCGTTCCACGGGCGCGATGTCGAGATGGGCGTCGGGCCGCTCCACGAAATCTTTCGGTCCGCCCAGCCCGGCGACCATGCGCCCGAAACGCTCGGCGGCCTGGCCGTTCGCCAGGGCTTCGTCCATTTGCCGCGCGGCGTGGTCCGGGTCTTCGGCCACACCCGCCAGGACGAGCATTTCACCGGTCAGTGCCAGGGCGACCTCGGCCAGCCGCGCCTCGCGCCGTTCCCCGGTCAGGAAGGCCACGGCCTCGCGGACTTCCACGGCGTTGCCCACGGTGTCGCCCAGGACCTCGTTCATGTCCGTGAGCAGGGCCGTGGTCGGCACGCCCGCGCCTGTGGCCACGGTGACGATGGACTCGGCCAGTTTCCGCGCGTCCGCGAAATTCTCCATGAACGCACCGGAGCCGAACTTCACGTCCATGACCAGGCCCTGCAATCCGGCCGCCAGCTTCTTGGACAGGATCGAGGCCGTGATCAGGTCGATGGATTCCACTGTGGCGGTCACGTCGCGCACCGCGTACAGCCGCCGGTCCGCCGGAGCCAGGTCCCCGGTCTGCCCGATGATGGCGCAGCCCGCCTCGCGAATCACCCGCGCGAAGGTCTCCAGGTCCGGCGCGGTGTCGTAGCCGGGGATGGCGTCGAACTTGTCCAGGGTGCCGCCCGTGTGGCCCAGGCCGCGCCCGGAGATCATGGGCACGAACGCGCCGCAGGCGGCCGCCAGGGGCCCGAGGATCAGGCTGACCTTGTCGCCCACGCCGCCGGTGGAGTGTTTGTCCACCACACCGCGTTCGATGCCGAGTCCGGGCCAGTCCAGCACCCTGCCCGAATCGCGCATGGCCTCGGTCAGGTCGATGCGTTCGGCCAGGGTCATGCCCCGGAAAAAAGTCGCCATGGCGAATGCCGCGATCTGGCCTTCGCTCACCGAGCCGTCCGTGATGCCGTTGACCAGGGCCCGGAGTGGTTCCCGGCCCAGTTCGCGCCCGTCACGTTTCGCGCGAATGATTTCCTGTGGAATGAACGTCATGAGTGGTGCCTCCGGCGGCCGGGTTGTCGTTTGTCCGCGAGGCCGGGTTAGAGGCCGAGATGTTTTTTCACATCGTCGAGCAGGCCGGATGCGCCGAAGCGCAGGGTCCGGGGGGTGGCCCATTCCGGGCCCATGATGCGGTCCGCGAGAAAGAGGTAGCCCGCCGCCTGGTCCACGGTTCGGATGCCGCCGGACGGCTTGAGGCCCAGCGGCCTGCCGACCTTGGGCGTCATCTCGCGGACGGCTTCGAGCATGATCGCCGCCGTCTCCAGGGTGGCCCCGCCCGGGACCTTGCCCGTGGACGTCTTGATGAAGTCCGCGCCCGCCTCGATGGCATCCCGGCTCGCCTCGGCGATGATCTTCGGCGATTGCAGTTGGCTCGTCTCCAGGATGACCTTGAGCAGGACCGTCTCGCCGCAGACCTCGCGCACCTGATGGAGCAGGGCGATGGCCTGATCGCGGTGGCCCGCCTTGTACCGTTTGTACGGCAGGACCACGTCCACCTCCTGGGCCCCGGCCGCCACCTGTGCCTTGGCCTCGGACACGGATGCGGCCGTGTCCGCGCCGCCGTGGGGGAAATTGCAGACCGTGGCCACGCGCACCCCGGTCCCGGCCAGTTCGCCCAGCGCCAGGGGCACGAATTGGTCGTACACGCAGACCGCCGCCACATGGCCTCTGGGAGTCACTGCCCGGGCGCACAGGGTGCGGATGGTTTCGTCGGTGTCGTCCTCGCCCAGGGAGGTCAGGTCCATGGAGACCAGGGCGCGCAGGGCGTATCGCTCGTCGGCGCGGACCGTTTCGGCCTCCCGTATCAGTTCGTTCAATGCGTTGTTCATGCTTTCCGTGGGTTGAGGTTTTCCGGCCCGAAGGATGCGGGCAGCAGTTCGTCCGGGGTGAAAGTCAGCAGCGGTTCGCGTTCGTTGCATATGTGGATCCGGGCATCCGGTCCGGCGAACTCCCGGATGCGCTGGCGGCAGGCTCCGCAGGGAGGGCAGGGCGCGTCGGTCGGGCCGACCACCACCAGTTCGCGGATGGTCCTGCCGCCGCCCAGGACCATGGCCGAGATGGCCGACTGTTCGGCGCAGGTGCCCAGCGGGTAGGCCGCGTTTTCCACATTGCAGCCGGTGAACACCGCGCCCGCGTCCGTGACCAGGGCCGCGCCCACCGGGTGGCCGGAATAGGGGGCGTAGGCGCGGTCGCGGGCCTGGCCCGCCAGTCGTATGAGTTCCGTGATGTCGGGCATTCGTCGCTCCTTGCCTTGCCGTGCGCCGCCCCTTCCGGCTGGCTCCGGGCGCGCGGAGTCGGCGGCGGACATTCGTCCGCCACCGGGAAAGCCGTCTTGCCGAACCAATCAGCGGTCCATGATGTCGTAGTAGTTGGTGACGATGATTCGGCCCGCGATGATGTCCGCCTTGGCCTGATCCACGCGCTTCCGCATGTCCGTGGAGATCAGCGATTCGTTATACTTGTCCAGGGCGTAGTCCACGCCGCCGTCGGCCAGGCCCAGGACCTTCAGGCCGGGCTCCCAGGAGCCGTCGCGGGCGTCGCGCATGGCCTCCAGCACGGCCAGGTCCACGCGCTTGACCATGGAGGTCAGGACAGAGCCCGGATGGATGTAATTTTGGTTGGAGTCCACGCCGATGGAGAACTTTTGGGCGTCCGCCGCCGCCTGAAGCACGCCCATGCCGGAGCCGCCCGCCGCCGTGAAGACCACGTCCGCGCCCCGGTCGAATTGAGAACGGGCCAGTT is part of the Desulfovibrio sp. Huiquan2017 genome and encodes:
- a CDS encoding cytidine deaminase encodes the protein MPDITELIRLAGQARDRAYAPYSGHPVGAALVTDAGAVFTGCNVENAAYPLGTCAEQSAISAMVLGGGRTIRELVVVGPTDAPCPPCGACRQRIREFAGPDARIHICNEREPLLTFTPDELLPASFGPENLNPRKA
- the deoC gene encoding deoxyribose-phosphate aldolase codes for the protein MNNALNELIREAETVRADERYALRALVSMDLTSLGEDDTDETIRTLCARAVTPRGHVAAVCVYDQFVPLALGELAGTGVRVATVCNFPHGGADTAASVSEAKAQVAAGAQEVDVVLPYKRYKAGHRDQAIALLHQVREVCGETVLLKVILETSQLQSPKIIAEASRDAIEAGADFIKTSTGKVPGGATLETAAIMLEAVREMTPKVGRPLGLKPSGGIRTVDQAAGYLFLADRIMGPEWATPRTLRFGASGLLDDVKKHLGL
- a CDS encoding metalloregulator ArsR/SmtB family transcription factor; the protein is MQEIVPVERFEARAKVVKAMAHPSRLIMIDELSRGERCVCELRELVGADLSTVSKHLAVLKKAGIVEDERRGKQIYYRLRVPCVINFFHCIESVLDAKGK
- a CDS encoding phosphopentomutase — encoded protein: MPRAFILVLDSLGIGWAPDADRYGDAGADTLGHIAEACARGEADREGLRSGPLALPCMSSLGLGLAAQLVTGTVPPNLKSPVLRGRFAAAREISRGKDTPSGHWELAGVPVTFDWGVFPPNHPSFPQKLTDAIIEQAGLPGILGNRAASGTDILKELGAEHMASGKPICYTSADSVFQIAAHEETFGLDRLLKLCELVRALLDGYNIGRVIARPFVGEPGRFTRTANRRDYALEPPAPTLLDRLAQAGREVISVGKIADIFAHRGITKTVKGPTSAALFDLVEHEAAHAPDGSLVFANFVEFDSEWGHRRDVAGYAAALERLDARLAAFPAMLKPGDLAVITADHGCDPTFKGTDHTRECVPILLFGPPVLPGSAGLRETFADVGQTVAQHLGMGPLEAGEAIPLT
- a CDS encoding thioredoxin family protein, translating into MKILVMGPGCPKCEQTEKTVRDAVAEAGIAADIEKVKDFQEIAKYGIFSTPAVVIDGEVKVVGRAPSKKDVLDWLK
- a CDS encoding putative zinc-binding protein, yielding MSNCACSCQAAPKFVFSCSGAADVGEVADQAARAVSREGAAKMFCLAGIGGKVSGIVKSTEAAEKVVAIDGCPLNCARKTLEEAGFTGFEHIQLDALGLKKGESPATPENIQTVMRAVTEAFSK
- a CDS encoding stomatin-like protein, encoding MDPATMTSLVTALVFVLLVVVLIIKTAVVVPQKSQFVVERLGKYAKTIGAGLHILIPFIDRIAYKRSLKEEVMDIPAQTCITRDNVSVTIDGVLYIRVMDAKMSAYGIENYYIAASQLAQTSLRSAIGKIDLDKTFEERESINASVVHAVDEAAQEWGIKVMRYEIKDITPPGTVMAAMEAQMKAEREKRAEIATSEGDRQSRINRAEGLRQEAIQVSEGEKQKRINEAEGRAQEILLVAEATAEGIRKVADAVTLPGGAEAMNLKVAQQYIDEFGKLAKTNNTMIIPADLAGMGGMVATATEIINTAMRRNRTDPAPTAAIKPE
- a CDS encoding NfeD family protein codes for the protein MDYFASAQNIQWLVWLGVGVFFVVAELVVPAFIVIFFGLGAFIAGGTAFFGASIPVQLVVFGVSSVVLLLLFRKTMAATFTGEKAEDEQEANVIGSLAEVVEAIHPPQSGRIKFQGSFWSARSSGPVEPGSMVRIVKRDENDVNAFLVEKEQ
- a CDS encoding MOSC domain-containing protein, yielding MGIVRAVNVSERKGEKKHEVAVITLIEDYGVEHDAHGGSGRQVSLLAFERIEDMKKSLATLRAGDFAENITTTGLAASELAPGMRVAVGEALLEITQIGKTCHKGCAIREQVGYCIMPKEGVFGRVVRGGRVKKGDCIDLLAP
- the deoA gene encoding thymidine phosphorylase — translated: MTFIPQEIIRAKRDGRELGREPLRALVNGITDGSVSEGQIAAFAMATFFRGMTLAERIDLTEAMRDSGRVLDWPGLGIERGVVDKHSTGGVGDKVSLILGPLAAACGAFVPMISGRGLGHTGGTLDKFDAIPGYDTAPDLETFARVIREAGCAIIGQTGDLAPADRRLYAVRDVTATVESIDLITASILSKKLAAGLQGLVMDVKFGSGAFMENFADARKLAESIVTVATGAGVPTTALLTDMNEVLGDTVGNAVEVREAVAFLTGERREARLAEVALALTGEMLVLAGVAEDPDHAARQMDEALANGQAAERFGRMVAGLGGPKDFVERPDAHLDIAPVERPVYPERAGFLTAMDSRAVGMTLVAMGGGRTRADQAIDHGVGMTGFARIGDEVGPNTPLCVVRARDEAQADMAAERLGKAVTLGKTPPPKRPVVRERLAASGRGIA
- a CDS encoding permease, coding for MSERNDISCACGAGAPKADKNGAGLGRILLLQVLAVAAWYVLYLQLLPFANWFAYGLLGLDPASHFGAAVQFFVYDTPKVLMLLLLVVYGVGILRSFVTVNWTRSFLAGKRESAGNVMAALLGVVTPFCSCSAVPLFIGFMTAGIPLGVTFSFLIAAPMVNEIALVLLYGLLGWKIAALYFATGITIAVVAGWVMGRMRLEPYVEDWVREIRAGEAADEPRMTWKARFAYALDSVRDIVGRVWKFVVLGIAAGAAIHGYVPEGQLAVIMGGDAWWSVPLSVLLGIPMYTNAAGVIPVVEALLGKGAALGTTLAFMMSVIALSFPEMVILRKVLKPRLIAAFILVVGCGILLVGYLFNAVI